In Streptomyces sp. NBC_00683, the DNA window CGGATGTCCGTAGCATGACGAGGGCCCGTACGCCGCTGCGTACGGGCCCTTGCTCCGTCCGGACGCCGGTCGCGTCAGCTGGGGTTCGGCCCGGTCGCCACGGGGCGGGACTCGTCCGAGGACCACTCGGACCAGGAACCCGCGTACAGCGCGGCCCGGTGTCCGGCGATCTCCAGCGCCAGCACCTCATGGGCGCCCGAGACACCCGAGCCGCAGTAGACACCGACCTCGGTATCCCCGTCGGCCCCCAGGGCGGCGAAGCGGGAGGCCAGCGATCCGGCGGGGAGGAAGCGCCCGTCCTCGGCCACGTTCTGCACGGTCGGGGCAGATACGGCGCCGGGGATGTGACCGCCCACCCGGTCGATCGGCTCCACATCGCCCCGGTAGCGCTCCGCGGCACGGGCGTCGAGCAGCAGCCCGGAGCGGGCGAGTGCCGCGGCGGCGTCCGCGTCCAGCAGGGGGAGCGCACCCGGTTCGGGCCGGAAATCACCCTCGTCGGGCGTCGGAACCTTCGTCGAGAGCTCTCCGGTCCATGCCGCGAGACCGCCGTCCAGAACGCGGACGTCGGGGTGTCCCGCCCAGCGCAGCAGCCACCAGGCGCGGGCCGCCGCCCAGCCCAGGCCGCCGTCGTAGACCACCACCGGTGTGCCGTGGGAGACGCCGGCCCGCCTCATGGCCGCCCCGAAGGTTTCCGGGCGGGGCAGCGGGTGGCGCCCGCCGCTGCCCGCCGGACCGGAGAGCTCCGCTTCGAGATCGACGAACACCGCGCCGGGGATGTGCCCGGCTTCGTAATCGGGGCGGCCGTGAGGACCGCCCAGCTGCCAGCGGATGTCCAGGAGCACCGGCGGACGTGGCCCTGCCGACTCGCTCACGTATTCGGATGCGGTGATGATGGGCTTCATAGGTGCCATCTTCGCGCAGACGGCGTCCCGCATAGGGTGACGCCAAATTGGACGTACCGCATCAAATCGGTCTTCGCACCTTCAGAACCCGGAAAATGCGGCGCGGCCGGGGTGCCTGTGGAGCTCGGTGGTGCGAGCATCTGCACGGAGCGTACACACCCGTATCCGTACCGCTGGACGGCGTACCGGCCCCGTTCCCCCCGTACGGCCACGACGATGGTCCGAGGAGAGAGAAGAAGATGACCGAGGCTGCCGCCCGGCGCACGCCCGGAGCACCTTGCTGGGTGAGTCTGATCGTGCACGGCCTGACCGCGACCCAGGAGTTCTACGGCAATCTGTTCGGCTGGGAGTTCCGGCCGGGACCCGAAGAGCTCGGGCCGTATGTCCGCGCGCTGCTTCACGGGAAGGAAGTCGCGGGCATCGGCCAGCTTCCCCCTGACCGCCACCTGCCGATCGCCTGGACCACCTATCTCGCCACCGAGGACGCCGATCTCACCGCGGAGGTGATCCGCGCCTGCGGTGGAACGGTCGCCGTCGGGCCGATCGTCGCCGGGAGCGCGGGCCGCCTCGCCATCGCCTCGGACCCGAGCGGAGCGGTCTTCGGCATCTGGCAGGCCGCCGCGCACGTCGGTACGGCCCTGGCGGGCGAACCCGGAACCCCTGTCTGGAACGAGCTGGTGACACGCGAGACGTCCTCGGTCGCCAAGTTCTACCAGGCCGTGTTCGGGTTCGAGTTGGAGGCGGTCGTCTCGGCCGACTTCGACTACCAGACCCTGCATCTGGAAGGCCGCCCCGTGGCGGCTCTCCACGGGGTGGGCCATGCGCTGCCGCGCGACCGGGGGCCGCACTGGATGACCTATTTCGAGGTGTCCGACACGGACGACGCCGCCGCGCGTGTGGTGGAGCTCGGCGGACATGTCCTGCAGCCGCCGCGAGAGGGATCGAGCGGGCGGCTCGCCACGGTCGCGGACCCGGAGGGCGCGGTGTTCACGATCGTGCGGTCGGCGGACCGCTGAGCCCGGCCCGGGCCACGCCGGTCACATCCCGCGCCACGGTGTTCCCGGCCGGTCAGGCGCCTCCCAGCAGCCCGCCGAGCAGTCCTCCCAGCAGATCGCCGAGCGGCCCGCCGGACGGGGCCTCGGCCTCCGGGCCCTGGGTGTCGTCACCACCGCCGGCCGGAGTGCCTGCTCCGGAGCCGCTGCCGGTCTCCGGAGCGGGCGCCGAAGGCACGCTCGGGGATTCCTCGCCGCCCCCACCGGTCTGCGTGTTCCCGCCGGATGCGGGGGCGGACGTCTGGGGTACTGACGTGGGCGCGGCGGGCCTCACGTCCACGGCGGGGATGCCCGCGGGGCCGGAGGACGCTTCGAGCGGCCGCTGAACGGTGGGCCGCCCGGCCGCCGACAGGCGTGCCTGATCAGGTGTCACCGGACCGGGCGTTCCGAGCGCGGCTTCGGCGGCCGAGGCCGCACCGTCCTCGTCCTGGGACTCAGCCGGTCGCTCTCCCACCTCACGTTCCAGGCCCATCGCCCGGGGCAGCTGGAAGAAGGGTGCGCTGGAGTCGCCTCCCACCAGCGCGGCGACCACGGTCGTGGCGTAGCAGGTGCAGCAGAGCGCGGTGATGGTCCCTGCACGACGCCAGGAACGGCTGCGCTTCCCGGTGTTGTCGACGAAGACCGGCCGGGCGGGCGACACAACGGTGCGGGAGACCGAGCCGTCACCGGACGCGGCCACGGCGGATGCCCTGCCGTTCACTGCCGAGTCACGGACTCTTTTCGCACCGCCGTCGCATCGAGGGTTCGCGCCCTGACGTCTGCCCGTTTCATCACCTGTGGTTTTTTCGCCCCGTACGCTCCGTGCGTCGGTCATTGTCGCGCTGCGTATGCCCACGTGCGTCTCCACCTGTGTCTGTCTGCCTGCCGGACCGCTCGCCGGCAGGGCTCGTCCGTTGCCGGGGTCCGCGCCACGCGCACGCCGAAGAGGTCCGGCAACGGTGCCGGACCCGTCCCCTCCCCTAGCTGTTCGGATCCAAATGCCCTGTGGACTGGTCCGATTGGCCGGTAACCGGACAACTGCCGATCGCACCCACGGGTAACGGGTCCTGTCCCCTCAGGCTACGCGAACTGGGAGTACATAAAGGCGAGTTGGCGCCTGCGCCGACGAGCACCGACCCGCGGCGGACCACCATCGTGCGGAAGCGGGCGATCAGGCCATCGGGCATGTCCGTGGAGAGGTCGTTCCTCGGAGGACGGTCACCGGAGCCCGGGCGCGCATGCGTGGCGAATAGGCGTCATTGGCGCAATCCGGCCACCCGGAACTGTCGCCAGTGGCCGTGGCATACGCAAGCATCCCGGTCACGACTGCAATGGAACCGGAGTGAACCCCATCATGCGACCAACACGTAGAAGACCGGTGCGCGCGGCGCTTGGCAGTACCGCGGTCGCCGCCACGATCGTGGTCTCGGCGATCAGCCCGGTGGCACCGGCCGCGGCCGAGTCCACGGGGCGTGCCGATGACGCGGCCCGAAAGCCCGCCGCTGCCGCCCGGTCGACCAATGCTGCCGTCACCCTGCTCACCGGCGACACCGTCAACGTCACCACGGCGGGCGGCCGTACGTCGGTGACGGCCGCTCCCGGGGATCGGCAAGCCACGTCGTTCCAGAGCGAGACGACGCCGGACGGCGACGTGTACGTCTACCCGGACAGCGCACTCGGCGGCATCGCCTCCGGCAAGCTCGACCGTGAACTCTTCAACGTCACCGGGCTGATGGCCGCCGGGTACGACGACGCCCACCGCGCCACCATCCCCGTCATCGTCAGTTACGGGGACGAGCCCTCGGCCCGCACGCTCGACACGCGGACCGAGACCCTCGCCGACGCGAGCGCACGCCCCCTGACCTCCATCGACGCGGCGGCCACCTCGCTCGGCAAGAAGGACACGGCCGCGTTCTTCGACGCGCTCGGTACCGGCGACGACCAGCCCGCGAAGGCCGCCCGCGAGATAACGAAGGTGTGGCTCGACCAGCAGGTCAAGCCGCTCCTCGAGAAGAGCGTGCCGCAGATCGGCGCGCCCGACGCCTGGGCCGCCGGATACGACGGCAAGGGTGTGAAGGTCGCCGTCCTCGACACCGGGGCCGACCTCGACCACCCGGACCTGGCAGGCAGGATCTCCGCCTCGGAGAGCTTCGTGCCGACCGAGACCGTCCCTGACAAGCAGGGGCACGGCACACACGTCGCGGCGACCATCGCGGGCTCGGGCGCCGCCTCCGGCGGGCTCCGCAAGGGTGTCGCCCCCGGCGCCGACCTGATCGTCGGGAAGGTCCTCAGCAACAGCGGTTCCGGTGACTCCTCATGGGTGCTCGCCGGTATGGAGTGGGCCGCCGCGCAGGGCGCCGATGTCATCAGCATGAGCCTCGGTGGTGAGGGCACCCCCAACGACGTCCTCAGCCAGGCCGTCAACCGGCTAAGCGAGCAGTACGGCACCCTGTTCGTCATCGCCGCCGGGAACGCGGGACCCGCCGCAGGCACGGTCCGGTCGCCCGGCCTCGCAGCGAAGGCACTGACCGTCGGCGCCGTCGACAGCGACGACAAGGTGGCACTCTTCTCCAGCCGAGGACCCGGTAACAGCGGCGGGTCACTGAAGCCCGAGATCTCCGCGCCGGGCGTCGGCATCGTCGCCGCGCGCGCCGCCGGCACCAGCCTGGGCACGCCCGTCGACGACAACTACACCTCGCTCAGCGGCACCTCGATGGCCACCCCGCATGTCGCCGGTGCCGCGGCGATCATGGCGCAGATCCACCCCGACATGAACGGCGAGCAGCTCAAGAACGCCCTGGCCAGCACCGCGAAGAATCTCCCCGTGGTCACCCCCTTCGAAGAGGGCGCGGGCCGCGTCGACCTCACCAACGGCATCAGGTCGACGGTCTTCGCCGGCGCCAAGGCCGACTTCGGTACGTTCATCGCCTCCGACACGCCGACGGATCCCCTGAACCGCACCATCACGTACACCAACATCGGCGACAAGGACGTCACGCTGTCCCTCGGGCTCGACATGGACCGCGGTGTCGACACGGTCAAGGACGAGGTCCGCCTCTCCTCCGGCACCGTCACCGTGCCCGCTCACGGCACCGCCGATGTGACGCTCTCCGTCGACCAGTACCTCGGTGCGTACAGCTACCACAGTGGCTTCGTGCACGCCACCGCCGACGGCGCCCGGCTCGTCACGGCGGTCGGCTACATCAGGTGGGCGCCGCAGGCGGATGTCACGGTCCACCTGGCCGACCGCAACGGCAAGGCGCCCGCGCTGGCGCAGATCCAGGTGTTCGACATGGTCACCGACGACGTCGTGTTCCGCAGCGCGACCCTGCAGAACCAGGACTCGTACTCCGTCACCGTTCCCAAGGGCCGCTACTCGGTGATCGCCCGGCTCCGCACGGACGTGAACGGCACGGAGTCCGCCTCCGACTTCTACGCCGAGCCCGAGATCGACCTGGCCAGGGACATGGAGGTCAGCATCGACGCCCGCAAGGCCGTCGACGTGAGGGCACATGTGGCCGACGAGAAGCGGCCGACGGCCGACTCCTGGTACTCGACGTCGCTGACGCGCACCCGTCCGGGGAACTTCGTCGGCTCGCTGACCAGCTACGGCCTCGCCGGGGACCGGGTCGTCACCGAAGGCGTCATCCCGTCGGAGTCGACGGCCGAGACGGGCACGCTCACCTTCGGCCGGGACGCCGGACTCCGTGACCCGCTGGTCACCGCCGAGGCGGACCTGCCGGGCTCGGACCGCCTGAGCATCGTGACCC includes these proteins:
- a CDS encoding S8 family serine peptidase, whose protein sequence is MRAALGSTAVAATIVVSAISPVAPAAAESTGRADDAARKPAAAARSTNAAVTLLTGDTVNVTTAGGRTSVTAAPGDRQATSFQSETTPDGDVYVYPDSALGGIASGKLDRELFNVTGLMAAGYDDAHRATIPVIVSYGDEPSARTLDTRTETLADASARPLTSIDAAATSLGKKDTAAFFDALGTGDDQPAKAAREITKVWLDQQVKPLLEKSVPQIGAPDAWAAGYDGKGVKVAVLDTGADLDHPDLAGRISASESFVPTETVPDKQGHGTHVAATIAGSGAASGGLRKGVAPGADLIVGKVLSNSGSGDSSWVLAGMEWAAAQGADVISMSLGGEGTPNDVLSQAVNRLSEQYGTLFVIAAGNAGPAAGTVRSPGLAAKALTVGAVDSDDKVALFSSRGPGNSGGSLKPEISAPGVGIVAARAAGTSLGTPVDDNYTSLSGTSMATPHVAGAAAIMAQIHPDMNGEQLKNALASTAKNLPVVTPFEEGAGRVDLTNGIRSTVFAGAKADFGTFIASDTPTDPLNRTITYTNIGDKDVTLSLGLDMDRGVDTVKDEVRLSSGTVTVPAHGTADVTLSVDQYLGAYSYHSGFVHATADGARLVTAVGYIRWAPQADVTVHLADRNGKAPALAQIQVFDMVTDDVVFRSATLQNQDSYSVTVPKGRYSVIARLRTDVNGTESASDFYAEPEIDLARDMEVSIDARKAVDVRAHVADEKRPTADSWYSTSLTRTRPGNFVGSLTSYGLAGDRVVTEGVIPSESTAETGTLTFGRDAGLRDPLVTAEADLPGSDRLSIVTPALGMRKDTSRRLKSVLAGGGSDADYSGRDVRGRLAVVTTMAVDVSKLVDTAVAKGAAGVLIARPEPGSGAITDTEGRRIPVFATTRASSRQLLRELARRPVTVEVATRAESRFTYLVPLAFQGALPAKPVMTTYKKQYAVTENHFYSDLEPRLANETMSAWHPWGGYAFRTKAYLNAPATRQDYVYAPDMTYQQSVHSGRPGTEMREPVASFKAGQKRERDWYRGPVHAATPRLTACGFCRTPERLSFAYTTAGDSESSHWGMYGATAMTARYYRNDTKIDKLAELLVPEEATYRMEYDVTRALGSGVRLGTEQKTAWTFRSAAPKGVQSEECHEAYGNPTDCSTLPVILTGFDVPVDVFNRADAGKRFGFTLTTSRQAGYTGDKDIAGAKVSVSYDDGATWRDADVVVGDDGSHRVSVRHPSRAETNGFVALRVEVWDDAGNRTTQTIERAYALD
- a CDS encoding VOC family protein — protein: MTEAAARRTPGAPCWVSLIVHGLTATQEFYGNLFGWEFRPGPEELGPYVRALLHGKEVAGIGQLPPDRHLPIAWTTYLATEDADLTAEVIRACGGTVAVGPIVAGSAGRLAIASDPSGAVFGIWQAAAHVGTALAGEPGTPVWNELVTRETSSVAKFYQAVFGFELEAVVSADFDYQTLHLEGRPVAALHGVGHALPRDRGPHWMTYFEVSDTDDAAARVVELGGHVLQPPREGSSGRLATVADPEGAVFTIVRSADR
- a CDS encoding sulfurtransferase — translated: MKPIITASEYVSESAGPRPPVLLDIRWQLGGPHGRPDYEAGHIPGAVFVDLEAELSGPAGSGGRHPLPRPETFGAAMRRAGVSHGTPVVVYDGGLGWAAARAWWLLRWAGHPDVRVLDGGLAAWTGELSTKVPTPDEGDFRPEPGALPLLDADAAAALARSGLLLDARAAERYRGDVEPIDRVGGHIPGAVSAPTVQNVAEDGRFLPAGSLASRFAALGADGDTEVGVYCGSGVSGAHEVLALEIAGHRAALYAGSWSEWSSDESRPVATGPNPS